Proteins from a genomic interval of Cognatishimia sp. WU-CL00825:
- a CDS encoding bifunctional sulfate adenylyltransferase/adenylylsulfate kinase: MPTSTAKISLQGEDLLFRLLRQLDLAPGAPQRATAEALGISLGRLNALLRSATDAKFVEKSDRPGPDNRQRFAYGLTLKGATEKTRLTDQFLARKLAEYDALHAELTGSSSPQFPLKHRTKNMQNSFAPIPELYVSYESAQKLKVEAADLVSHDLTPRQICDLELLMNGGFNPLKGFLSEADYNGVVENMRLADGQLWPMPINLDVSEDFAAKLEIGQDIALRDQEGVILATMTVTDNWVPNKAREAEKVFGADDDAHPAVNYLHNSMGKVYLGGPITGLQQPVHYDFRARRDTPNELRAYFRKLGWRKIVAFQTRNPLHRAHQELTFRAAKEAQANLLIHPVVGMTKPGDVDHFTRVRCYEAVLDKYPAATTTMSLLNLAMRMAGPREAVWHGLIRKNHGCTHIIIGRDHAGPGKNSQGEDFYGPYDAQELFRENAEEMGIEMVDFKHMVYVQERAQYEPNDEIEDRDNVTILNISGTELRRRLAEGLEIPEWFSFPEVVKELRRTKPPRSDQGFTVFFTGFSGSGKSTIANALMVKLMEMGGRPVTLLDGDIVRKNLSSELGFSKEHRDLNIRRIGYVASEITKNGGIAICAPIAPYATTRRAVREDIEAFGAFVEVHVATSIEECERRDRKGLYKLAREGKIKEFTGISDPYDVPANPELSIETENSEVDNCAHQVLLKLESMGLIKA, from the coding sequence ATGCCAACCTCAACTGCTAAAATAAGCCTGCAAGGCGAAGACTTGCTCTTCCGACTATTGCGTCAGCTTGATCTGGCACCGGGGGCACCTCAGCGTGCCACCGCCGAGGCGCTTGGCATTTCGCTTGGCCGCTTGAATGCTTTGTTGCGGTCAGCAACAGATGCCAAGTTTGTAGAAAAAAGCGACCGCCCTGGGCCTGATAATCGTCAAAGATTTGCCTATGGGCTGACGCTGAAAGGCGCGACGGAAAAGACGCGCCTGACTGACCAATTTCTGGCCCGAAAGCTTGCAGAATACGATGCGTTACACGCAGAGCTGACTGGGTCTTCCAGCCCCCAATTCCCCCTAAAACATAGGACCAAAAACATGCAAAATAGTTTTGCACCTATCCCCGAGCTATATGTCTCTTATGAGAGCGCGCAGAAACTGAAGGTTGAAGCCGCTGATCTGGTCAGCCACGACCTGACGCCGCGCCAGATTTGCGATCTAGAATTGCTGATGAACGGCGGCTTTAACCCCTTGAAAGGGTTTTTGAGCGAAGCTGATTATAATGGCGTTGTAGAAAACATGCGTCTGGCAGACGGCCAACTGTGGCCAATGCCGATCAACCTGGATGTATCGGAAGACTTCGCTGCAAAGCTGGAAATCGGCCAGGACATCGCGCTGCGCGACCAAGAAGGCGTTATTCTTGCGACCATGACGGTCACAGACAACTGGGTGCCAAACAAAGCCCGCGAAGCTGAAAAAGTCTTTGGCGCGGATGATGATGCGCACCCTGCTGTGAACTATCTGCACAACAGCATGGGCAAAGTATATCTGGGCGGCCCTATCACCGGTCTGCAACAGCCGGTACATTATGATTTCCGTGCCCGCCGCGACACGCCAAATGAATTGCGCGCCTATTTCCGCAAATTGGGCTGGCGCAAAATTGTTGCGTTCCAAACACGTAACCCGCTGCACCGCGCGCACCAGGAACTGACTTTCCGCGCCGCAAAAGAAGCGCAGGCCAACCTGTTGATCCACCCAGTTGTGGGCATGACCAAACCGGGCGACGTTGATCACTTTACCCGTGTGCGTTGCTATGAGGCGGTTCTGGACAAATACCCAGCGGCGACAACAACCATGTCTTTGCTGAACTTGGCAATGCGTATGGCCGGCCCACGCGAGGCGGTTTGGCACGGTCTGATCCGTAAAAACCACGGCTGTACCCACATCATCATTGGACGCGACCACGCAGGCCCAGGCAAAAACAGCCAAGGCGAAGATTTCTATGGTCCATATGACGCTCAGGAGCTGTTCCGCGAGAACGCCGAAGAAATGGGCATCGAAATGGTCGACTTTAAGCACATGGTTTATGTGCAAGAGCGCGCCCAATACGAGCCTAACGACGAGATCGAAGATCGTGATAACGTCACCATCTTGAACATCTCTGGCACTGAATTGCGTCGCCGTCTGGCCGAAGGTCTGGAAATTCCAGAATGGTTCTCTTTCCCAGAAGTTGTAAAAGAGTTGCGCCGCACCAAGCCTCCGCGGTCTGACCAAGGTTTCACCGTGTTCTTCACGGGCTTCTCTGGCTCTGGCAAATCCACAATCGCCAACGCTTTGATGGTGAAATTGATGGAAATGGGTGGTCGTCCAGTGACTTTGCTGGATGGTGACATCGTGCGGAAGAACCTGTCATCTGAGCTGGGCTTTAGCAAAGAACACCGCGACTTGAACATTCGCCGTATCGGTTATGTTGCCTCTGAGATCACCAAAAACGGTGGTATCGCGATCTGCGCGCCAATTGCACCCTATGCCACAACCCGCCGCGCGGTGCGCGAAGACATCGAAGCCTTTGGGGCCTTTGTCGAAGTGCATGTTGCAACCAGCATCGAAGAATGTGAACGCCGGGATCGCAAAGGCCTGTATAAACTGGCGCGTGAAGGCAAAATCAAAGAGTTCACAGGGATCTCTGACCCCTATGATGTGCCTGCAAACCCAGAGCTGAGCATCGAGACTGAGAATTCCGAAGTCGACAACTGTGCACACCAGGTTCTGCTGAAACTGGAAAGCATGGGTCTGATCAAAGCGTAA
- a CDS encoding glycosyltransferase family 2 protein, with translation MTRVIISLTTIPPRFAKIGPTLRDLLAQDIEIAEIRLNLARQYRRFPGELPSLPALPEGITLHWSPEDFGPATKLLPTLLDHRNEDSTEILFCDDDQRYGTDWARQFLRHRRLQPDSCIVGKGYDLIHRPLGHRYDRIFTRFPRAQKRVKGAGYRLFRASTLCMIKPRPYEKDGYVDVLEGYRGAMVRPNFFPSEVFNIPEILWTVDDPWLSGHLERNGVPIWLMSDVDLPAQPYRAHFSDRLGAYVYRDHGRLAADTACLDYFRETYGIWQGAKEDSPTTPQGSLQHWLGKPPPINGHP, from the coding sequence ATGACCCGCGTAATTATATCCTTAACCACCATCCCACCTCGGTTTGCAAAAATCGGGCCGACCCTGCGTGATCTGCTGGCGCAAGACATTGAAATCGCAGAAATTCGTTTAAACTTGGCGCGCCAATACCGCCGGTTCCCAGGGGAGTTGCCCAGCCTGCCAGCCCTGCCCGAGGGCATCACGCTGCATTGGAGTCCCGAAGACTTTGGCCCAGCTACAAAATTGCTGCCCACTTTGTTGGATCACCGGAATGAGGACAGCACAGAGATCTTATTTTGTGACGACGATCAACGCTATGGCACTGATTGGGCACGGCAGTTTTTAAGGCACCGTCGCCTGCAGCCTGACAGCTGCATTGTTGGCAAAGGTTATGATTTGATCCATCGCCCTCTTGGCCATCGCTATGACCGCATTTTCACGCGGTTTCCGCGGGCGCAAAAGCGTGTCAAAGGCGCGGGCTATCGCCTGTTTCGGGCAAGTACATTGTGTATGATCAAACCCCGCCCTTATGAAAAGGACGGTTATGTCGATGTGCTAGAAGGATATCGGGGCGCAATGGTACGCCCGAATTTCTTTCCTTCCGAAGTTTTCAACATTCCAGAGATATTATGGACCGTTGATGACCCATGGTTGTCGGGGCACTTGGAACGCAATGGGGTGCCTATTTGGCTCATGTCAGATGTTGACCTGCCAGCTCAGCCTTATCGCGCGCATTTTAGCGATCGGCTTGGTGCCTATGTCTATCGTGACCACGGCAGGTTAGCGGCCGATACTGCCTGCCTTGATTACTTTCGAGAAACCTATGGCATTTGGCAGGGCGCAAAAGAGGATTCCCCCACCACGCCCCAAGGCAGTCTGCAACATTGGTTGGGAAAACCGCCACCTATCAATGGCCACCCCTAG
- a CDS encoding DUF1150 family protein gives MHSKFNFQDLMDDRMVYVTQVDAADLPEDMQEQVEGADTLFAVCATDGQRLAVVKDRQLAFVLARQNDYAPVTVH, from the coding sequence ATGCATAGCAAATTTAACTTCCAAGACCTGATGGATGATCGCATGGTCTATGTCACACAAGTTGACGCCGCAGATTTGCCCGAGGACATGCAAGAGCAAGTCGAAGGGGCAGATACACTGTTTGCAGTCTGCGCTACCGACGGCCAGCGCCTTGCAGTGGTCAAAGACCGCCAGCTCGCCTTTGTTCTGGCGCGGCAAAATGATTATGCGCCCGTTACAGTTCACTGA
- a CDS encoding Hsp20 family protein has product MSKLTLGSYPHMLGFEQLERLLERTAKGGNEGYPPFNIEQTSDFSYRITLAVAGFAEDDLSITVEDKQLVVRGRQSEDIAERVFLHRGIAARQFQRSFVLADGVEVGEATMENGLLHVDLTRSKPETIVQTIQIKKG; this is encoded by the coding sequence ATGAGTAAATTGACCTTGGGGTCCTATCCCCACATGCTCGGATTTGAGCAACTGGAACGCCTCTTGGAACGCACCGCAAAGGGCGGAAACGAAGGCTATCCTCCTTTTAATATTGAACAAACTTCGGACTTCTCTTACCGCATTACCCTGGCGGTGGCCGGTTTTGCCGAGGATGACCTTTCGATCACTGTCGAAGACAAGCAGCTTGTGGTGCGCGGACGCCAAAGCGAAGATATCGCCGAACGCGTGTTTTTGCATCGCGGCATAGCTGCGCGCCAGTTTCAGCGCTCCTTTGTGCTGGCTGACGGGGTGGAAGTCGGCGAGGCCACTATGGAAAATGGTCTGCTGCACGTGGATCTCACACGCTCAAAACCCGAAACCATCGTGCAAACCATCCAGATCAAGAAGGGCTGA
- a CDS encoding DUF465 domain-containing protein produces MNAPSDPKADLSMKTDDVLRVELEVFRQEHRDLDDAIHALVERATGDQLTIQRLKKQKLRLKDKIAHIEDRLTPDIIA; encoded by the coding sequence ATGAATGCGCCCAGTGATCCCAAAGCTGATTTGTCGATGAAAACAGATGATGTTTTGCGGGTGGAGCTAGAGGTGTTCCGTCAAGAACATCGTGACCTGGATGACGCGATTCACGCCTTGGTTGAACGCGCCACTGGCGACCAACTGACGATCCAGCGGCTGAAAAAGCAGAAACTGCGGCTAAAAGACAAAATCGCCCATATCGAAGACCGTTTGACCCCAGATATCATTGCCTAG
- the purE gene encoding 5-(carboxyamino)imidazole ribonucleotide mutase, giving the protein MTDIKVGIIMGSQSDWPTMKEAADVLDELGVAYETKIVSAHRTPDRLWAYGKTAVERGLQVIIAGAGGAAHLPGMMASKTRVPVVGIPVQTRALSGVDSLYSILQMPRGFPVATMAIGAAGAKNGGLMAAGILALQDTDLAARLDAWRTALSDSIADEPVDD; this is encoded by the coding sequence ATGACGGATATCAAAGTGGGCATTATCATGGGGAGCCAATCTGATTGGCCGACGATGAAAGAAGCAGCAGATGTTTTGGACGAATTGGGCGTTGCTTACGAAACCAAGATCGTTTCGGCGCACCGTACCCCTGACCGTCTGTGGGCCTATGGCAAGACAGCGGTTGAACGCGGTTTGCAAGTGATCATTGCCGGGGCCGGAGGCGCGGCGCATCTGCCGGGCATGATGGCCAGCAAAACCCGTGTGCCGGTTGTGGGCATTCCGGTGCAAACCCGGGCCTTGTCCGGTGTGGATAGCCTGTATTCTATTTTGCAAATGCCGCGCGGTTTTCCGGTGGCCACCATGGCGATTGGCGCGGCGGGAGCCAAGAACGGCGGCTTGATGGCTGCCGGCATTCTGGCCCTGCAGGACACAGATCTTGCGGCGCGGTTGGATGCCTGGCGCACCGCCCTTTCGGACTCTATCGCGGATGAACCTGTAGATGACTGA
- a CDS encoding 5-(carboxyamino)imidazole ribonucleotide synthase: MTETLKPGSTIGILGGGQLGRMLSVAAARLGYKTHIFEPGANPPAADVAHQVTTAAYEDIDALLAFAKSVDVITYEFENVPTSALDALEAHCEIRPGREALRISQDRITEKNFLTDLGLTVAPFAEVQTAEELEAALAEIGTPSILKTRRFGYDGKGQARLNSAADAKAALSDMAGAPSVLEGFVNFSHEVSVIAARGATGEVACFDPGENVHIGGILRTTTVPANLPGMMRMDAVLIASKILNALSYVGVMGVELFVTPKGLVVNEIAPRVHNSGHWTQNGCAVDQFEQHIRAVVGLPLGDGTRHSDVVMENLIGEDMQRVPALLTEPHAALHLYGKAETKPGRKMGHVNKVVASVK, encoded by the coding sequence ATGACTGAGACTTTGAAACCTGGCAGCACCATTGGTATTTTGGGCGGCGGGCAATTGGGCCGCATGCTGTCTGTGGCCGCGGCGCGTCTGGGCTATAAAACCCATATATTTGAGCCCGGGGCCAATCCGCCTGCCGCCGATGTAGCCCATCAGGTCACAACCGCGGCCTATGAGGATATCGATGCGCTTTTGGCCTTTGCTAAATCGGTCGATGTCATCACATATGAGTTTGAGAACGTTCCGACATCTGCCTTGGACGCTTTGGAAGCGCATTGTGAAATTCGCCCGGGTCGCGAGGCCCTGCGCATCAGCCAAGACCGGATCACCGAAAAGAATTTTCTGACAGATCTTGGCCTGACCGTTGCGCCGTTTGCCGAGGTACAAACCGCTGAGGAACTGGAGGCGGCGCTTGCAGAGATTGGCACGCCGTCGATCCTGAAGACCCGCCGGTTTGGCTATGATGGCAAAGGGCAAGCCCGGTTGAATTCTGCAGCCGACGCCAAGGCCGCCCTGTCAGATATGGCGGGGGCCCCGTCGGTTCTGGAAGGGTTTGTGAATTTTTCCCACGAGGTCTCTGTGATCGCGGCGCGCGGCGCGACCGGGGAAGTCGCCTGTTTTGACCCCGGTGAGAATGTGCATATCGGTGGCATTTTACGCACTACCACTGTGCCTGCGAATTTGCCGGGCATGATGCGCATGGATGCGGTGCTGATCGCGTCTAAGATCCTGAATGCGCTGTCTTATGTCGGCGTCATGGGGGTCGAGCTGTTTGTCACACCCAAGGGTCTGGTGGTGAATGAAATTGCGCCACGGGTGCATAATTCGGGGCACTGGACGCAAAATGGCTGTGCCGTGGATCAGTTTGAACAGCATATCCGCGCCGTGGTTGGCCTTCCACTTGGGGATGGCACGCGCCATTCGGATGTGGTGATGGAAAACCTGATTGGCGAAGACATGCAGCGGGTGCCCGCGCTTTTGACAGAACCCCATGCCGCCTTGCATCTATATGGCAAGGCCGAGACCAAGCCTGGCCGCAAGATGGGCCATGTGAATAAGGTGGTTGCCAGCGTCAAATGA